TTGTTCGCCTGGTTGACGGTAGAACCGACTTCCTCCGGCGTTCCCGGGGATATGTTCCCGATCCCCTCTTTACGGAAGCTCCGGTCCATGGAATCGTGGCTTTAGGAGGAGAGCAAAAGAACACCTTTGCCATCGGCAGGTATGGCCAGATCTTTATCGGCCCCCACATCGGGGATATGGAGAATCTGGAGGTGATCGATCACTTTAAGCGGGAGTTTCAGCACCTGATGAAATGGATGGGCATTGCTCCGGAAGCGATTGCCGTCGATCTTCATCCCCAATTTAGCAATCGTAAAATAGCGGAGGAAATCGTAGAGAATGAGGATCACGCAAAGATCATCCCGGTCCAGCATCATCATGCCCACATGGCTTCCTGCATGGGGGAGAACGGGATGAAGGAATCTTCTTTTGGCCTCATTTTAGACGGAACAGGCTACGGGGAGGATGGGAAGATTTGGGGTTTTGAGTTTTTTTACGGAGATTATGCCCATGTGAAGCGACTGGCCCACCTTCGCTATACGCCGCTGCCAGGGGGAGAAAAGGCGATTCGGGAACCTTGGCGCAATGCGGTGGGGATGCTTGTGGACCTCTTCGGAGAGGAGGGGGAGGAATGGGCGAAACGGCTCTTTCCGGAGAGGGTGAAAGAGATCCCGGTACTGGTCAACATGGTGAAAAAGGCATACAATACCCCCTTGGCCGGCACATGCGGACGTCTCTTTGATGCGGTAAGCGCCATTTTAGGGATTTGTCCCGTTTCCACCTATGACGGAGAGGCCGCCATACTCCTTTCGGAAGCGATCGATGCGGATGATGTGTATCCATCCTATCCTTACTCCATTCACTGGAAGGGGGAGATCGCAGAATTAGATATGGCTCCAACGATTGCTTCCATTGTAAAAGACCGCTTTTACGGGAAACCGGTCGGGGAAGTGATCGGACGATTTCACGAAACCATCGTTTCAGCAAGCATTGAACTTATTACGACGTTATCGGATCATCACCCCTCTTACCTCAAGAATCTCGTCTTATCCGGCGGGAGTTTTCACAATCCTTATCTGATCACTCAGTTACAGAAGAGGATGAAAGAATTAGGTTTTCAGGTTTTTACCCATCATCAACTTCCTACAAACGATGGAGGATTATCCTATGGGCAGCTCATGGTGGCTGCCCACCGAAGGAGGAAAATGTAATGTGTGTTGGAGTACCGGCAAAGGTATTGGAGCGTGATGAATTTACAGCGAAGGTAGATGTTTTAGGTTCCCAAATGACGGTGGGCATTCTCCTCGTCCCTGATGTGCAAGTGGGAGATTATGTCCTCGTCCATGCGGGGCAGGCTCTCCAGATCGTGGATGAAATGTTTGCTGTGGTCAGCATCGAAGAATGGAGGAAGCTGGTTGATGGAACCCATTCTTAAAGAAGTTCAGGATGCCGGCCTGGGCCAATCGCTTCTCCGGGAAGTGATCCGCCTGGCGGATCGTTTTAAGGAAAAATACGGGCATCCGCCGGCCTATATGGAGGTGTGTGGATCCCATACCCATGCCTTGGCCCGGACGGGAATTAAACGGGCGTTAAAAGATCACGTCCGACTTATTTCCGGGCCCGGTTGTCCGGTCTGCGTTACCGATCAGAAGACGATCGACGCCATGATCGCCTTAACGGAGGGAGAAAACCGCATCATCTGTACCTTCGGGGATATGCTGCGTATCCCAGGATCCAAGGGTTCCCTCCTGAAGGCGAAGACGGAGGGAAAGGACATTCGCGTTGTCTATTCCCCTTCCGATTCGGTTCGCATTGCTAAAGAAAATCCCGATAATGAGGTGATTTTTCTCGGAGTTGGTTTTGAAACCACCATCCCGGTTTTGGGGATTGCCTTAAAAGAGGCATGGGAGGATGGCGTAAAAAATTTTAGCATGTGGGTTACGACCAAACTGGTGGAACCGGTCGTCCGTTACTTGCTGGATAGCGGAGAGGCCAAGCTGGACGGATTTCTCCTCCCTGGGCATGTTTCCGTCGTCTTGGGAAAGAATCAATACAGCTATTTGGTCGATGAGTACGGGGTTCCTGGGGTGATCTCCGGTTTTGAGATGAATGAGATGTTAAGTTCCATTTATCTTCTAATTGAATTAGGATTAAAAGAAGAGGCGAAGATTATCAATAATTATAAATCGGTGGTAAAGGATGAAGGAAATCCCCAAGCCCTCACCATCATGGAGACCTTTTTTACGCCGAACGATGAAGCCTGGCGGGGGATCGGTGTGATTCCTAAAAGCGGGCTGGATATCCGGGAGGAATATCGTTCCCTGAATGCGAAAATCCGCTTTCCCGTTACGGTGGGAGAACCGATCAAAACCAAATGCCGCTGCGGTGAAATCATCCGGGGATTGGTAGGCCCTGAGGATTGTCCTCTGTTTGGGAAGGCATGTACCCCGATGAAGCCCATTGGTCCTTGTATGGTCTCTTCGGAGGGGAGCTGTTCCGCCCATTATAAATATCTGCGGGAATAGAGACGGTGAGGAGGAGGAGAGATGAAGGAGCGGATTAGCCTGGAACATGGTGAAGGCGGGGAATTAACCCATCGCCTGATCCGGGAACTTTTTGTGGAACATTTTGGACATCACGACCAGGCAAGACTGGATGCTGCGCTGTTAACGCTTCCTGCGGGCAAGATTGCCTATACAACCGATACGTTTGTGGTGAGCCCTCCGTTTTTTCAAGGTGGGAATATTGGAAAGATCGCCGTTGCCGGTACGGTAAACGACCTGGCCGTAAGCGGGGCCCATCCCCTCTATATCACCTGTGGATATATTATTGAGGAAGGATTTCCCCTGGATGCGCTCCGCACCATCGTAGAAACGATGGCAGAAGAGGCGAAGAAGAGCGGAGTTCGCATCGTGGGGGGAGATACCAAAGTGGTGGAGAAGGGAAGCGCCGACGGCATCTTCATCAACACCGCAGGGATCGGAGTGATTCCTCCAGGGGAGGAACTTCATCCTGAAGAAATGGAAGAAGGAGATGCGGTGATCGTTTCAGGAACGGTAGGCGATCATGGGGTGGCCATCCTGGCCGCCCGGGGTGAGTTGGGAATTACAACCGAGATGAAGAGTGATTGCACCTCCCTCTATCCCCTGATTTCTAACGTGCGTAAGGCAAGCCAAGGCATTCGCATGATGCGGGATCCGACCCGGGGAGGGTTAGCCACCACCCTGGTGGAAATCTGCGAGGATTTTCATGTCACCATGGAAATCGAAGAAAATGCCATTCCCGTTAAACGGGAAGTAAGCGGAGCATGCGATATCTTAGGGTTAGATCCCCTCTATCTGGCCAATGAAGGAAAGGTGATCCTCATCGTCCGAAAAGGGGAGGAAGAGAAAGTTCTACAAGCCCTGCGGGAAACGGAGGAAGGAAGGGAGGCTGCCCTCATCGGCCGCGTAACCCGTAGGGGAGAG
The DNA window shown above is from Thermicanus aegyptius DSM 12793 and carries:
- the hypF gene encoding carbamoyltransferase HypF, translating into MNKNQMADHPIHHRKDSVKVTVKGRVQGVGFRPFIYRLAERHGIRGTVQNNMDGVFIHAEGKGEAIRSFLAAIREEAPRLSKIHEIRVEPEAWKGYKEFTIIPSEREGKSSLVIPVDSAVCEECLKEMRDPENFRYRYPFINCTQCGPRYTIIEALPYDRPYTSMKRFIMCEACEREYKDPLNRRHHAQPNACPACGPRLELVDLGGTPLPGDPIEEAKQLLRGGKIIAVKGIGGYHLACDATEEEAVARLRRRKNRPKRPLAIMAANLAAVHQICEVSEREEKLLSSPEAPILILRKKEKSSLAPSIAPGMATVGVMLPYTPLHHLLLEEKGLPYLVMTSANPSGLPILYRDEEALAYMEGIADFILWNNRPILHPLDDSVVRLVDGRTDFLRRSRGYVPDPLFTEAPVHGIVALGGEQKNTFAIGRYGQIFIGPHIGDMENLEVIDHFKREFQHLMKWMGIAPEAIAVDLHPQFSNRKIAEEIVENEDHAKIIPVQHHHAHMASCMGENGMKESSFGLILDGTGYGEDGKIWGFEFFYGDYAHVKRLAHLRYTPLPGGEKAIREPWRNAVGMLVDLFGEEGEEWAKRLFPERVKEIPVLVNMVKKAYNTPLAGTCGRLFDAVSAILGICPVSTYDGEAAILLSEAIDADDVYPSYPYSIHWKGEIAELDMAPTIASIVKDRFYGKPVGEVIGRFHETIVSASIELITTLSDHHPSYLKNLVLSGGSFHNPYLITQLQKRMKELGFQVFTHHQLPTNDGGLSYGQLMVAAHRRRKM
- a CDS encoding HypC/HybG/HupF family hydrogenase formation chaperone, yielding MCVGVPAKVLERDEFTAKVDVLGSQMTVGILLVPDVQVGDYVLVHAGQALQIVDEMFAVVSIEEWRKLVDGTHS
- the hypD gene encoding hydrogenase formation protein HypD yields the protein MEPILKEVQDAGLGQSLLREVIRLADRFKEKYGHPPAYMEVCGSHTHALARTGIKRALKDHVRLISGPGCPVCVTDQKTIDAMIALTEGENRIICTFGDMLRIPGSKGSLLKAKTEGKDIRVVYSPSDSVRIAKENPDNEVIFLGVGFETTIPVLGIALKEAWEDGVKNFSMWVTTKLVEPVVRYLLDSGEAKLDGFLLPGHVSVVLGKNQYSYLVDEYGVPGVISGFEMNEMLSSIYLLIELGLKEEAKIINNYKSVVKDEGNPQALTIMETFFTPNDEAWRGIGVIPKSGLDIREEYRSLNAKIRFPVTVGEPIKTKCRCGEIIRGLVGPEDCPLFGKACTPMKPIGPCMVSSEGSCSAHYKYLRE
- the hypE gene encoding hydrogenase expression/formation protein HypE, whose protein sequence is MKERISLEHGEGGELTHRLIRELFVEHFGHHDQARLDAALLTLPAGKIAYTTDTFVVSPPFFQGGNIGKIAVAGTVNDLAVSGAHPLYITCGYIIEEGFPLDALRTIVETMAEEAKKSGVRIVGGDTKVVEKGSADGIFINTAGIGVIPPGEELHPEEMEEGDAVIVSGTVGDHGVAILAARGELGITTEMKSDCTSLYPLISNVRKASQGIRMMRDPTRGGLATTLVEICEDFHVTMEIEENAIPVKREVSGACDILGLDPLYLANEGKVILIVRKGEEEKVLQALRETEEGREAALIGRVTRRGEGKLFLRMPLGSTRRIYRLSGMQLPRIC